In Promicromonospora sp. Populi, one genomic interval encodes:
- a CDS encoding extracellular solute-binding protein: MAPSNRRPPVRMSAAGGVVIAALILTSCVGGGAAAPDEAVDPADFEGLELTMWSGVPYEPFMSLNQEQLSACAAEIGATVTAEAYPSAEFGTLVLQAGASDGLPDLLMVPSSDLPQYAEGGILTDLASSYELAPDDLADSTVDMGMYDGTLYGIASHVEVGALQYDTALVDTPPTTFEELRAQAAELTTPDRYGIALPGNSDGAASFFLLGFILSAGGDPGDFESPGTVAAIQLYKDLVADGSMSPEMVSWGWDFQDQFDSGAAAMTVNGPWAAMPEDGEPTPGFAPYPTSAGSEARQAITASEWTIPVTDPLHQAAAAEILECRLAADNQLEVAQVQYYIPARLEVGAQWEADVPEVEAFTSAVADAYNQGGELGDEWYTTSTQLANAIQYAVVGDLSAAEALQRAASE, from the coding sequence ATGGCACCGTCGAACCGCCGCCCGCCCGTCCGGATGAGCGCTGCCGGCGGCGTTGTGATCGCCGCCCTGATCCTGACCTCATGTGTCGGCGGTGGTGCGGCGGCTCCTGACGAGGCTGTGGATCCCGCCGACTTCGAAGGGCTCGAGCTGACCATGTGGTCGGGTGTGCCGTACGAGCCGTTCATGTCGTTGAACCAGGAGCAGCTCAGTGCCTGCGCCGCGGAGATCGGTGCGACGGTCACCGCCGAGGCCTACCCCAGCGCCGAATTCGGCACGCTTGTCCTGCAGGCCGGGGCCTCCGACGGTCTGCCCGACCTGCTCATGGTCCCGTCGAGCGACCTGCCGCAGTATGCCGAGGGCGGCATCCTCACCGACCTGGCGTCGTCGTACGAGCTCGCGCCCGACGACCTTGCCGACTCGACGGTGGATATGGGGATGTATGACGGCACGCTCTACGGGATCGCCTCGCACGTCGAGGTGGGCGCGCTGCAGTACGACACCGCTCTGGTCGATACACCGCCCACGACGTTCGAGGAGCTGCGCGCGCAGGCTGCCGAGCTCACGACTCCTGATCGATACGGCATCGCCCTGCCCGGCAACTCCGATGGTGCCGCCTCGTTTTTCCTGCTCGGCTTCATCCTGAGTGCGGGTGGCGACCCCGGCGACTTCGAGTCGCCGGGAACAGTCGCCGCGATCCAGCTCTACAAGGACCTCGTTGCCGACGGCAGCATGTCGCCGGAGATGGTCAGCTGGGGCTGGGACTTCCAGGACCAGTTCGACTCCGGCGCGGCGGCGATGACGGTCAACGGTCCCTGGGCGGCGATGCCCGAGGACGGGGAGCCGACGCCGGGCTTCGCCCCGTACCCCACATCTGCCGGCAGTGAGGCCCGGCAGGCGATCACCGCCTCCGAGTGGACGATCCCCGTCACCGATCCGCTGCACCAGGCAGCCGCGGCCGAGATCCTCGAGTGCCGCCTCGCGGCGGACAACCAGCTCGAGGTCGCCCAGGTCCAGTACTACATCCCGGCCCGGCTCGAGGTGGGCGCGCAGTGGGAGGCCGACGTCCCCGAGGTGGAGGCGTTCACCTCGGCTGTCGCGGATGCGTACAACCAGGGTGGCGAGCTCGGCGACGAGTGGTACACGACCAGCACCCAGCTGGCCAACGCCATCCAGTACGCGGTCGTCGGGGACCTGTCGGCGGCCGAAGCGCTGCAGCGTGCGGCCTCGGAGTAG
- a CDS encoding NUDIX hydrolase has protein sequence MSDAVTEAKPAIAAAIIVQDGKLLLVQRRVSEGSLSWQFPAGAVEAGETFEDAAVRETVEEAGLTVEAVKMLGERVHPNTGRLMGYVACEVKSGTAYVADTEELADLAWATPDKFSDYVPYGFAPMVQDYLATAL, from the coding sequence ATGTCTGACGCCGTCACCGAAGCCAAGCCCGCCATCGCCGCAGCGATCATCGTCCAGGACGGCAAACTGCTCCTGGTCCAGCGTCGCGTTTCTGAGGGCTCGTTGTCCTGGCAGTTTCCCGCCGGCGCTGTCGAGGCCGGCGAGACGTTCGAGGATGCCGCGGTGCGGGAGACAGTCGAAGAAGCCGGGCTCACGGTCGAGGCCGTGAAGATGCTCGGCGAGCGCGTGCACCCCAACACAGGGCGGCTCATGGGCTACGTCGCGTGTGAAGTCAAGAGCGGCACCGCCTACGTCGCCGATACCGAAGAACTTGCCGACCTCGCGTGGGCCACGCCGGACAAGTTCAGCGACTACGTGCCCTACGGCTTCGCACCAATGGTGCAGGACTACCTCGCAACGGCGCTCTGA
- a CDS encoding carbohydrate ABC transporter permease, which yields MSRTTSLGRRVRRGYLWLLAPALVFMGVFFAYPLGYGVVMSVSDFTAATFISGDAPFVGFDNFAAVMSSPLFLVALRNTLLVTVCSLAGQLAGGMALALYFERRFPGHTWMPSVILVSWLIPLVITATTWRWILQENGALNQVLGLVGIDGPAWLSDPSLAIWAVIGVNIWAGLPFTATILSSSLRGVPLELHEAAVLDGAGYWRRVRSITLPQLRPVISVLVVLGIVGTLKLLDLVLVLTGGGPANSTQTFAMLSYIRSFREFDFGAGAALGNILLVITVVFAVVYARGIRGEQRG from the coding sequence GTGAGCCGCACCACCAGCCTTGGACGAAGGGTTCGGCGCGGGTACCTGTGGCTGCTGGCCCCTGCCCTCGTCTTCATGGGGGTGTTCTTCGCCTACCCCTTGGGCTACGGCGTTGTCATGAGCGTCTCGGACTTCACCGCCGCCACGTTCATCAGCGGCGACGCCCCGTTCGTCGGCTTCGACAACTTCGCGGCAGTAATGTCCTCGCCGTTGTTCCTCGTAGCGCTCCGGAACACCCTGCTCGTCACCGTGTGCTCGCTCGCGGGACAGCTCGCCGGAGGTATGGCGCTCGCCCTGTACTTCGAGCGGCGGTTCCCTGGCCACACCTGGATGCCGTCGGTGATCTTGGTGTCCTGGCTGATCCCGCTGGTCATCACCGCCACGACCTGGAGGTGGATCCTGCAGGAGAACGGCGCCCTCAACCAGGTGCTGGGCCTGGTCGGGATCGACGGCCCCGCATGGCTCTCCGACCCGTCGCTGGCCATCTGGGCCGTCATCGGGGTGAACATCTGGGCCGGGCTCCCGTTCACCGCGACCATCCTGTCGTCGAGCCTGCGTGGTGTTCCGCTCGAGCTGCACGAGGCCGCGGTGCTCGACGGAGCCGGCTACTGGCGGCGCGTGCGGTCCATCACCCTGCCGCAGCTCCGTCCGGTGATATCGGTCCTGGTCGTGCTAGGGATCGTCGGTACGCTCAAGCTGCTCGACCTCGTTCTCGTCCTTACCGGAGGCGGGCCCGCGAACTCCACGCAGACCTTCGCGATGCTCAGTTACATCCGCTCGTTCCGGGAGTTCGACTTCGGAGCGGGTGCGGCCCTGGGCAACATCCTGCTCGTGATCACCGTCGTCTTCGCCGTCGTGTATGCGCGCGGCATCCGAGGGGAGCAGCGAGGATGA
- a CDS encoding carbohydrate ABC transporter permease — protein MSVLNTANPRRAWLWTLGGVAILVVFLFPVYWMVSASLQPDVDSVSVSWFPAPADLGSYERAWSTLLPGLRNSIIVSLGTVAVTLLVSVPAAFALSRLDGRVVNFSLLAILVAQMVPSITLLNALYAMFSALGILNTYLAMILANSTSAIPLAIIVLRSFMVSLDSEVLEAATIDGATLWQRITRIVLPLSRNAVITASVFAFIFTWGDLLFGLILTTQSSMQPVVLSVYRLLDQPTIDWSTVMAASFLTSLPAIALLVFSLRYVQAGIGAGAGK, from the coding sequence ATGAGCGTGCTGAACACCGCGAACCCCCGGCGCGCGTGGCTCTGGACACTGGGTGGGGTCGCCATCCTGGTGGTCTTCCTGTTTCCCGTGTACTGGATGGTCTCGGCCTCGCTGCAGCCGGACGTCGACTCGGTCAGCGTGTCGTGGTTCCCGGCCCCGGCCGACCTCGGCAGCTATGAGCGTGCCTGGAGCACGCTCCTGCCCGGCCTGCGGAACTCGATCATCGTGAGCCTGGGCACCGTCGCCGTCACACTGCTCGTCTCGGTACCCGCAGCGTTCGCACTCAGCCGCCTCGACGGGCGCGTCGTGAACTTTTCCCTGCTGGCGATCCTCGTGGCGCAGATGGTCCCGAGCATCACGCTGCTGAACGCGCTCTACGCGATGTTCTCGGCGCTCGGCATCCTCAACACGTATCTGGCGATGATCCTGGCCAACTCGACGTCCGCCATCCCCCTGGCGATCATCGTCCTGCGGTCGTTCATGGTGTCGCTCGACTCCGAGGTCCTCGAGGCAGCGACCATCGACGGCGCCACGCTGTGGCAGCGCATCACGCGGATCGTGCTGCCGCTCAGCCGGAACGCCGTCATCACGGCCTCCGTCTTCGCGTTCATCTTCACCTGGGGTGACCTGCTGTTCGGCCTGATCCTCACGACGCAGAGCAGCATGCAGCCGGTGGTGCTCTCGGTGTACCGCCTGCTCGACCAGCCCACCATCGACTGGTCGACCGTGATGGCCGCGTCCTTCCTGACGAGCCTGCCGGCCATCGCGCTGCTCGTCTTCTCCCTGCGTTACGTGCAGGCCGGCATCGGCGCCGGCGCAGGCAAGTGA
- a CDS encoding S1 family peptidase, with protein sequence MGSIRTTLRTGSARRGRLIALAAGLGVAVSTLAGPAATAAPDEVIAAELATVHAAVGAADVVGVAWYTDRASGKVVVTADSTVSAAELDTVRKAAGEDADALTIRRAPGEFRPLLGSGDPIYGSGYRCSVGFNVRSGSTYYLITAGHCGNSVPNWYTDSAQTTLVGPTVASSFPGNDYALVRYDNPAVSHPGGYTAGNAYVGQRVTRDGSTTGVHTGTVTALNVTINYAQGAVGGMIQTNVCAEPGDSGGALYSGSIALGITSGGSGNCSSGGTTFYQPVTEALSAYGVSIY encoded by the coding sequence ATGGGATCCATTCGCACCACGCTCCGCACGGGCTCCGCGAGACGGGGCCGGCTGATCGCGCTCGCAGCAGGGCTCGGGGTCGCGGTATCCACCCTGGCCGGGCCTGCGGCTACTGCCGCGCCCGACGAGGTGATCGCCGCCGAGCTGGCCACGGTGCACGCCGCCGTCGGTGCGGCCGACGTCGTGGGTGTCGCCTGGTACACCGACCGGGCCAGCGGCAAGGTGGTCGTCACCGCCGACTCCACCGTCTCTGCCGCCGAGCTCGACACGGTCCGCAAGGCGGCCGGCGAGGACGCCGACGCCCTGACCATCAGGCGCGCGCCGGGCGAGTTCCGGCCGCTGCTCGGCTCGGGCGACCCCATCTACGGTTCGGGGTACCGCTGCTCGGTGGGCTTCAACGTCCGCAGCGGCAGCACGTACTACCTCATCACCGCCGGGCACTGCGGCAACTCGGTCCCCAACTGGTACACGGACTCGGCGCAGACCACGCTGGTCGGTCCCACCGTCGCCTCCAGCTTCCCCGGCAACGACTACGCGCTCGTCCGGTACGACAACCCGGCAGTGAGCCACCCGGGTGGGTACACCGCCGGGAACGCCTATGTCGGCCAGCGGGTCACCCGGGACGGCTCCACCACGGGTGTGCACACCGGCACCGTCACGGCACTGAACGTCACCATCAACTACGCGCAGGGCGCCGTCGGCGGCATGATCCAGACCAATGTCTGCGCGGAGCCCGGCGACTCGGGCGGTGCGCTGTACAGCGGCTCGATCGCCCTCGGCATTACCTCCGGCGGTAGTGGCAACTGCTCCTCGGGTGGCACCACGTTCTACCAGCCAGTCACCGAGGCGCTCAGCGCCTACGGCGTCTCCATCTACTGA
- a CDS encoding 4-oxalocrotonate tautomerase family protein, translating to MPLIQVLNASPRDDETKRQLVAELTETYARVMQMKPDTIRVVIQAIPRANWGVGGVTLAESGQDESLPG from the coding sequence ATGCCCCTGATCCAGGTCCTGAACGCGTCGCCGCGTGACGACGAAACGAAGCGACAGCTCGTAGCAGAACTCACCGAGACATACGCCCGGGTTATGCAAATGAAGCCCGACACGATCCGGGTGGTCATCCAGGCGATCCCACGCGCGAACTGGGGAGTAGGCGGCGTAACCCTGGCCGAGTCCGGCCAGGACGAGAGTCTGCCCGGCTGA
- a CDS encoding PPOX class F420-dependent oxidoreductase, whose product MSATDIIPDHLIHLLEAPTYAYLGTIRPDDTVQVNPMWFEFDGKTLRFTHTTTRAKYRNLQQNPAMSLLVPHPESVFRYIEVRGKLIEVIPDPTGEYYVHLGKRYGKADQQPPADSADRVILVMSIDHYSAK is encoded by the coding sequence ATGAGTGCTACAGATATCATCCCCGACCATCTGATCCACCTCCTGGAGGCGCCGACCTACGCGTACCTCGGCACGATCCGCCCGGACGATACCGTCCAGGTGAACCCGATGTGGTTCGAGTTCGACGGCAAGACGCTGCGCTTCACACACACCACCACACGCGCCAAGTACCGCAACCTGCAGCAGAACCCGGCGATGAGCCTCCTGGTCCCCCACCCCGAGAGCGTGTTCCGGTACATCGAGGTCCGCGGCAAGCTGATCGAGGTGATCCCGGACCCGACCGGCGAGTACTACGTGCACCTGGGCAAGCGCTACGGCAAGGCCGACCAGCAGCCGCCCGCGGACAGCGCCGACCGCGTGATCCTGGTGATGAGCATCGACCACTACTCGGCCAAGTAG
- a CDS encoding adenosine deaminase, with translation MPPDLGRPLWSEPEEPYLAFPKVTLHDHLDGSLRPDTMLDLADAQGVTLPYDDGAVLGDWMARVISDPPEPYPHYRFAVTTSLMQDADSIVRVAREWVREVAADGVLYGEVRWAPEKHTAGGLSMADAVDAVAEGLRQGEEDVAAAGGMIMARQLLCGMRETRLSSRVADLTIEKFGSSVVGFDIAGPEEGWSILDHLDACLKLERAGVPFTIHTGESDGLRSIGDTLNHARALRLGHGVRIIEDVSLNGVPLDVRTCVHDVAAARAAGRAELTVGRIARSVIDLGVPLEVCLTSNARHVVDDRQNHPVDLLYELGFAVTINPDNRMMSRTSISSEMRHLHELFGWDVSQLAKAERVAVDAAFLGEAERAALRTRVEAGIAAVTVPAHRTSET, from the coding sequence ATGCCCCCTGACCTAGGACGTCCGCTCTGGTCGGAACCGGAAGAGCCGTACCTCGCGTTCCCCAAGGTGACGTTGCACGACCACCTCGACGGTTCGCTGCGCCCCGACACGATGCTCGACCTCGCCGACGCGCAGGGCGTGACCCTGCCGTACGACGACGGCGCGGTGCTCGGCGACTGGATGGCGCGCGTCATCAGTGATCCACCCGAGCCGTACCCCCACTACCGGTTCGCCGTCACGACATCGCTGATGCAGGACGCCGACAGCATCGTCCGCGTGGCCCGGGAGTGGGTCCGCGAGGTTGCCGCGGACGGCGTGCTGTACGGGGAGGTGCGCTGGGCTCCGGAGAAGCACACCGCCGGCGGGCTCAGCATGGCGGACGCCGTCGATGCGGTGGCCGAAGGGCTGAGGCAGGGCGAGGAGGACGTTGCGGCAGCGGGCGGCATGATCATGGCGCGACAGCTCCTGTGCGGTATGCGCGAGACCAGGCTCAGCTCACGGGTTGCGGACCTGACCATCGAGAAGTTCGGCAGCAGTGTCGTGGGCTTCGACATCGCGGGGCCCGAGGAAGGCTGGTCGATCCTCGATCACCTGGACGCGTGTCTGAAGCTCGAACGGGCCGGCGTTCCCTTCACGATCCACACCGGTGAGAGCGACGGCCTGCGTAGCATCGGCGACACCCTGAATCACGCCCGCGCACTGCGCCTCGGCCACGGCGTGCGCATCATCGAGGACGTGTCGCTCAACGGCGTCCCGCTGGACGTGCGCACGTGCGTGCACGACGTCGCGGCCGCCCGCGCAGCCGGGCGCGCTGAGCTGACGGTAGGGCGCATCGCGCGATCGGTGATCGACCTCGGCGTCCCCCTGGAGGTGTGCCTGACTTCGAACGCCCGCCACGTCGTCGACGACAGGCAGAACCATCCGGTGGACCTGCTGTACGAGCTGGGATTCGCGGTGACGATCAATCCCGACAACCGCATGATGTCGCGCACCTCGATCTCGTCGGAGATGCGTCACCTGCACGAGCTCTTCGGCTGGGACGTGTCCCAGCTGGCGAAGGCCGAGCGGGTGGCCGTCGATGCTGCATTTCTCGGCGAGGCGGAGCGTGCCGCGCTGCGCACCCGGGTCGAGGCGGGGATCGCTGCGGTGACCGTCCCCGCCCACCGCACGTCTGAGACGTGA
- a CDS encoding NUDIX domain-containing protein → MTSAQTSATPSKSTQWEILGERLVDDTRRASVSIASGRLPDGVEFEQWVLRVPAAIMVLMLDNRDRVLMMWRHRFIIDSWVWELPGGYLDANEGPQAAAFREAEEETGWRPTEVREYLRFQPMVGTVDQPNIIYLARGGHDTGAAPDINEAQEIRWIPLAEIPSLIESGQIVGAASVTGLMKVLLDRAEGRL, encoded by the coding sequence GTGACCTCTGCACAGACCTCTGCGACACCGAGCAAGTCGACGCAGTGGGAGATCCTGGGCGAGCGGCTGGTGGACGACACTCGCCGGGCGAGCGTGAGTATCGCGAGCGGGCGGCTGCCTGACGGCGTCGAGTTCGAGCAGTGGGTGCTGCGAGTGCCAGCCGCGATCATGGTCCTGATGCTGGACAACCGGGACCGCGTCCTGATGATGTGGCGGCACCGGTTCATCATCGACTCCTGGGTTTGGGAGCTGCCTGGCGGCTACCTCGACGCGAACGAGGGACCCCAGGCCGCTGCTTTCCGCGAGGCCGAGGAGGAGACCGGGTGGCGGCCCACCGAGGTCCGCGAGTATCTGCGGTTCCAGCCGATGGTCGGCACCGTGGACCAGCCCAACATCATCTACCTCGCCCGCGGTGGGCACGACACCGGTGCTGCACCGGACATCAACGAGGCGCAGGAGATCCGGTGGATCCCGCTCGCGGAGATCCCGAGTCTGATCGAGTCCGGGCAGATCGTCGGTGCGGCGTCGGTGACCGGGTTGATGAAGGTGCTCCTGGACCGCGCCGAAGGCCGGCTCTGA
- a CDS encoding aldo/keto reductase, whose product MEYVNVGQSGLKVSRIILGCMSYGTPRANNGGWTLGLDDARPFFREAIEADITTFDTANVYGLGSSEEVTGKLLGELAKRDEVVITTKVNGQMGPGTNGAGLSRGAIMTQIDNSLRRLGTDYVDLYQIHRHDPATPIEETMQALHDVVRAGKVRYIGASSMWTWQFVTAQHAADLNGWTRFISMQDQYNLIQREEEREMHPYCVDQGIGVLPWSPLARGKLTRDWDASTDRSETDRFAPTLYGQTDDADRKVADAVAEIAGEREVSRAQVALAWILHQPAVTAPIFGATKPGHVADAVAAEGLSLSDDEIKRLEERYVPHLPTGF is encoded by the coding sequence ATGGAATATGTGAACGTGGGCCAGAGCGGCCTCAAGGTGTCCCGGATCATCCTGGGCTGCATGAGCTACGGCACACCGCGAGCGAACAACGGCGGATGGACCCTCGGCCTGGACGACGCCCGGCCGTTCTTTCGCGAGGCGATCGAGGCCGACATCACCACCTTCGACACCGCCAACGTCTACGGCCTTGGAAGCAGCGAAGAGGTCACCGGGAAGCTGCTCGGGGAGCTGGCCAAGCGCGACGAGGTGGTCATCACGACCAAGGTGAACGGCCAGATGGGACCCGGCACCAACGGGGCCGGGCTGTCGCGTGGCGCGATCATGACCCAGATCGACAACAGCCTGCGCCGGCTCGGCACCGACTACGTCGACCTGTACCAGATCCACCGGCACGACCCGGCGACTCCGATCGAGGAGACCATGCAGGCCCTGCATGACGTCGTCCGCGCCGGCAAGGTCCGCTACATCGGGGCTTCCTCGATGTGGACGTGGCAGTTCGTCACGGCCCAGCACGCCGCCGACCTCAACGGGTGGACCCGGTTCATCTCGATGCAGGACCAGTACAACCTGATCCAGCGGGAGGAGGAACGGGAGATGCATCCCTACTGCGTCGATCAGGGCATCGGCGTCCTGCCGTGGAGCCCGCTCGCTCGAGGCAAGCTCACCAGGGACTGGGACGCTTCCACCGATCGCAGCGAGACCGATCGCTTCGCGCCCACGCTGTACGGGCAGACGGACGACGCGGACCGCAAGGTAGCCGACGCCGTCGCGGAGATCGCCGGCGAACGCGAGGTCTCGCGGGCGCAGGTCGCCCTGGCGTGGATCCTGCACCAGCCCGCCGTCACCGCGCCGATCTTTGGCGCCACCAAGCCCGGACACGTCGCCGACGCCGTCGCCGCCGAGGGACTCTCGCTCAGCGACGACGAGATCAAGCGGCTTGAGGAGCGGTACGTCCCCCACCTGCCCACGGGATTCTGA
- a CDS encoding dihydrofolate reductase family protein: MPSLMIDFIISLDGYGAADGWPGYWGMEGPEYLARVSDGPENEHTMLMGATTYRLMCEFAAQMPDDPGFAAMAAVPKVVFSSTLKAPLSWANTELVSGDAVEAVRDLKQRSSRPLRTIGSVSLSRSLLKAGLVDRFRVVVFPVITGATGKERIFDGYPDVKLDLVEHHTFDGRLQLLEYVPTVLDAPPGAG; encoded by the coding sequence ATGCCAAGCCTCATGATCGACTTCATCATCTCGCTCGACGGCTACGGGGCCGCAGACGGCTGGCCCGGCTACTGGGGCATGGAGGGGCCCGAGTACCTGGCTCGGGTCAGCGATGGACCCGAGAATGAGCACACCATGCTCATGGGTGCGACGACATACCGGCTGATGTGCGAGTTCGCCGCGCAGATGCCCGACGATCCTGGCTTCGCCGCGATGGCCGCAGTGCCCAAGGTGGTGTTCTCCTCCACACTGAAGGCACCACTTTCGTGGGCCAACACCGAGCTGGTCAGCGGGGACGCCGTCGAGGCCGTGCGCGACCTGAAGCAGCGCTCCTCGCGGCCCCTGCGCACCATCGGCAGCGTCAGCCTGTCCCGGTCGCTGCTCAAGGCCGGCCTGGTGGACCGGTTCCGGGTGGTGGTCTTCCCGGTCATCACGGGTGCCACCGGCAAGGAGCGCATCTTCGACGGGTATCCCGACGTCAAGCTCGACCTGGTCGAGCACCACACGTTCGACGGCCGGCTCCAGCTCCTTGAGTACGTGCCCACCGTGCTCGACGCGCCGCCCGGCGCCGGCTGA